The Sorangiineae bacterium MSr11367 genome window below encodes:
- a CDS encoding Ig-like domain-containing protein, with product MALVVALASFVGPACGRASDETTDSPTNEGETRNVALRQGESLGPVYYTLSFGTAGQGTEALAGTGLENHGAFGDGTNLRLFNGAASQANGVYAIARKNTCCETITQHVPNRVPAAGGTMSGGARFDGTALWLGHSRFQSGHAPPIGSESGAATGVLWNGSTGPANTGADIRGDAARRISVPVVTGTPTRTSLLISAQVYAPSHAGERYGLRPQPYLDRAGFGLTSPGGHGHRVVDLASVVDTWNLLEIRADVITNGGELEDSSDDSGRVTYRYFLNGVETGSAETIELDPTQMHAREGALNFSPGFGLTRGWQGDAAEVFLDDISVSGIGGIRITSPAANATITGRTAFQVDTSAVPNVASIQYLVNGRPLSGPNGPITTAPYAYDWHSGLVHDGPLSLVAVARDAEGNVLTTSAPVPFKVINWSTPSVESKFRTHLRGEAKLVAPTITEGISGKLSWDVEFRREMTQEDIDFDPRTYHNLVYWVDGERIASPLAPVGCAGNATTPGWAVCNAHFELDTTQYANGKHELLVQAVAPVKEQLEGGSFGMGIRPVASLQTPVTFANGRVAMEIRPQWREAFLSKGGSARLDLRAIMTDGSEEPWSGSATFESDHPAIATVSAAGVVQGVATGGTTIRIRAGARTSAVRIFVGNNGIFPHFSSDGKVLNAYTPGSSLWVRDLFALTPDEFASPVQNPNLASQARAAGVNTLEIGFYLNRPDQNDATWRPGFDARWANYEKIAKDNGFKYVLGGDEVARKPVNVLFSIGETKDPDGVASGPGRVRYALEKVKASGIVVSLEMVDEVSFLWGGQPNPQTEHPEAPSDAFVRLMSVMNGATNRPNLTWPIAGGAHHYPSGPSVAHAWMGDPAFADYASMYHTVTLANPSYAHDYSIRESVNAMEAVHSYLLGPLGLRRNAPQLGFASTCSGWFLKPAAGDASEPTEREILLNRNTAEIPGLSVMYAVAAGQAGLRGYHFDSLTWRTARANAPEGIGSYQNGASPPTVQYANGVTSLDPVGTDRWFGIAAAFNLVKQLEGYFLSPQINAIHLGPSIVTGAREGNGGRTLLAINGSEVPSTQRVNLAPYRYPGGASIVRYRLLGGSLRTEVITDRDADTVTFAPGESIVWLMKAPGSSDTVAPAVSLSYPLPNSIITQDTTVKASVSDASGIARVEFYVDSAETPAATLTAAPYSFNWGLSTARPRVWHAITARAYDKAGNMSEARTMVFRP from the coding sequence TGGAGAACCACGGAGCCTTCGGAGACGGAACGAATCTTCGATTGTTCAACGGCGCGGCCTCACAGGCCAATGGCGTCTACGCGATCGCGAGAAAGAATACGTGCTGCGAAACGATCACGCAGCACGTGCCGAACCGCGTTCCAGCCGCCGGTGGAACGATGTCCGGCGGTGCCCGATTCGATGGAACGGCCTTGTGGCTCGGCCATTCTCGCTTTCAATCGGGGCATGCACCGCCGATTGGCTCCGAGAGCGGCGCGGCGACAGGGGTGCTATGGAATGGATCGACGGGCCCCGCGAACACGGGCGCCGACATTCGCGGCGACGCTGCGCGCCGGATCTCCGTTCCCGTGGTGACCGGAACGCCGACCCGAACGAGCCTTTTGATCTCGGCCCAAGTCTACGCTCCGAGTCATGCCGGGGAGCGTTACGGGCTGCGCCCCCAGCCGTATCTGGACCGCGCGGGCTTTGGCCTCACGTCGCCCGGCGGTCATGGCCACCGGGTCGTCGATCTCGCGTCCGTCGTCGATACCTGGAACCTTCTGGAAATCCGCGCCGACGTCATCACCAACGGCGGCGAGCTCGAGGATTCGTCGGACGACAGCGGCCGGGTCACATACCGCTATTTCCTGAATGGCGTGGAGACGGGCAGCGCGGAGACCATCGAGCTCGACCCGACGCAGATGCATGCCCGCGAGGGTGCGCTGAACTTCTCACCGGGCTTCGGGCTCACGCGCGGGTGGCAGGGTGACGCGGCCGAAGTCTTCTTGGACGACATATCCGTATCCGGCATTGGTGGTATTCGCATTACCTCCCCCGCCGCCAATGCCACCATCACGGGCCGCACGGCTTTCCAAGTCGATACCAGTGCCGTCCCCAATGTCGCGAGCATTCAATATTTGGTGAACGGGCGCCCCCTGTCGGGCCCCAATGGGCCCATCACGACGGCGCCGTACGCGTATGATTGGCATTCGGGCTTGGTTCACGACGGCCCGCTCTCCCTCGTCGCCGTGGCACGGGATGCGGAAGGAAACGTGCTGACCACCAGCGCGCCGGTGCCGTTCAAGGTCATCAATTGGAGCACCCCGTCGGTGGAGAGCAAGTTCCGAACGCACTTGCGCGGCGAGGCCAAATTGGTCGCGCCCACCATCACCGAGGGAATCTCGGGAAAGCTATCGTGGGACGTCGAATTTCGCCGTGAGATGACCCAGGAGGACATCGACTTCGACCCGCGCACGTATCACAATTTGGTGTACTGGGTCGACGGCGAGCGAATCGCCTCACCGCTGGCACCGGTGGGGTGCGCGGGCAACGCGACCACCCCGGGATGGGCCGTGTGCAACGCTCACTTCGAGCTGGATACGACGCAGTACGCGAACGGCAAGCACGAGCTGCTGGTCCAGGCCGTGGCGCCGGTGAAAGAGCAGCTCGAGGGCGGGAGTTTCGGCATGGGGATACGCCCCGTCGCATCGCTGCAAACGCCGGTCACCTTCGCGAACGGCCGCGTCGCCATGGAAATCCGGCCACAGTGGCGCGAGGCATTTCTTTCCAAAGGAGGCTCCGCGCGCCTCGATCTTCGCGCGATCATGACGGACGGCTCCGAGGAGCCATGGAGTGGCAGCGCCACGTTCGAAAGCGATCATCCCGCGATCGCGACGGTCTCCGCCGCGGGGGTGGTCCAGGGCGTTGCAACAGGGGGGACGACAATCCGCATCCGCGCGGGAGCGCGCACCTCCGCGGTCCGGATCTTCGTGGGAAACAATGGCATCTTTCCACACTTTTCGTCGGACGGAAAAGTTCTGAACGCGTACACGCCGGGTTCGTCCCTTTGGGTGCGCGATCTCTTCGCGCTCACGCCGGACGAATTCGCCTCCCCCGTGCAGAATCCCAATCTCGCCTCCCAGGCACGCGCGGCCGGAGTCAATACACTGGAAATCGGTTTCTACTTGAACCGGCCTGACCAAAACGATGCGACATGGCGTCCCGGGTTCGATGCTCGCTGGGCGAACTATGAAAAGATCGCGAAAGACAATGGCTTCAAGTACGTGCTCGGAGGCGACGAGGTCGCACGAAAGCCGGTCAATGTCCTGTTCTCGATCGGAGAGACCAAGGATCCGGATGGAGTGGCTTCGGGGCCCGGGCGCGTCCGCTACGCGCTCGAAAAGGTGAAGGCCAGCGGCATCGTCGTCTCACTCGAGATGGTCGACGAGGTTAGCTTCCTATGGGGCGGGCAACCGAATCCGCAGACGGAACATCCAGAGGCACCGTCCGATGCCTTCGTGCGATTGATGTCCGTCATGAATGGGGCGACGAATCGGCCGAACCTAACGTGGCCCATCGCGGGCGGTGCCCACCATTACCCGAGCGGGCCATCCGTCGCCCACGCGTGGATGGGAGACCCCGCGTTTGCCGATTATGCAAGCATGTATCATACAGTGACGTTGGCGAATCCCAGCTACGCCCACGACTACTCGATCCGAGAATCCGTCAATGCGATGGAGGCGGTCCATTCCTATCTCCTAGGGCCTCTCGGCCTCCGGCGAAACGCTCCGCAGTTGGGTTTCGCAAGCACGTGCAGCGGGTGGTTCCTCAAGCCGGCAGCCGGTGATGCGTCGGAGCCGACCGAACGCGAAATCCTGCTCAACCGCAACACCGCCGAGATCCCGGGCCTCTCCGTCATGTACGCGGTGGCGGCAGGACAGGCGGGGCTCCGCGGCTACCACTTCGACTCACTCACCTGGCGCACGGCGCGCGCCAATGCGCCGGAGGGGATCGGATCGTATCAAAACGGCGCCAGCCCTCCCACCGTGCAATACGCCAATGGCGTCACCTCGCTCGATCCGGTGGGCACCGATCGCTGGTTCGGGATTGCGGCGGCGTTCAACTTGGTCAAGCAGCTCGAAGGGTATTTCCTCTCGCCGCAAATCAACGCGATTCATCTCGGTCCGTCCATCGTCACGGGCGCGCGCGAAGGAAATGGCGGCCGCACGCTCCTGGCCATCAATGGCTCGGAGGTGCCCTCGACCCAGCGAGTGAACCTCGCCCCGTACCGCTACCCGGGCGGAGCCTCCATCGTTCGGTATCGATTGCTCGGAGGCTCCCTCCGCACCGAGGTGATCACGGATCGCGACGCTGACACCGTGACGTTCGCGCCGGGCGAGAGCATCGTCTGGCTTATGAAGGCGCCGGGCTCCAGCGACACAGTGGCCCCGGCGGTCAGCCTTTCCTATCCGCTGCCCAACTCCATCATCACGCAGGATACCACCGTGAAGGCATCGGTTTCCGATGCGTCGGGCATTGCGCGCGTGGAGTTCTACGTGGATAGCGCCGAAACCCCCGCGGCCACCCTCACGGCAGCCCCCTATTCGTTCAATTGGGGACTTTCCACCGCACGACCGCGCGTGTGGCACGCCATCACCGCGCGCGCTTACGACAAGGCGGGCAACATGAGCGAAGCCCGAACCATGGTGTTCCGCCCGTAG
- a CDS encoding protein kinase, with the protein MDRTELTPGTVFADRFIVERVAGKGGMGVVYRARDRKRNGATVALKVLLPFAHRRHFHERFSREAYMLSELRHPGIVSYVDHGIAAGGRAFLAMEWLDGEDLDERLDRCGLTLLETVNMFRGVADALSAAHRRGFVHRDLKPENIFLRYGHPALPTLLDFGVARLMASELTGTGLAVGTPFYMAPEQARGDRNIGPSADVFALGCLMYACLTGLTPLAAGQTTVVLPDMLLDDFVNLRAVRPDIPEKLDLLIQRMLAKEPAQRPKDAGALLQELNALGPLPGEHAQGANVREACATSLLSEETEAMQLVSVILVVEDRAVASGHPCEEPSPSEKLRALGDTLRDRFDARLEILPGGSLRVTSAQTERTTVTDQSVQAARCALFLRGRFASRRIVITTGPAVVAGQHMPTGEADSNDWPGIYLDAMTAHLLDARFQMRPEPSGFFMLDSELAIDDARLLLGKPTRCMGRERELAQLQRLLDECCANSVARLGLVIGQPGVGKSRLRHEFVRSVRRGPSADVWIGRSDPTRASTPYGLIADALRRLVDVHDDEELAVQQGKLAERVRQHVPPGEARFVSEFLGELCGIPFPSTMSPKLLDARLDRRTMVTHVTAAFLAFLRAECAAHPVLLVLEDLHWGDELTVRVIDALLRDCHDQPLMVLALARPEVADLYPKLWSECRGRQELQLDGLDAQASAQLVLQALGASAAPAVVTRIVEQAAGNVLFLEELIRFVAENRTDDLPDTVVAILQARLQHLEPELQRVLRAASVYGGTFWRGGVLALMRQHMPSGRIDKHLEELTRRELITKNGSSRLLGDSEYTFRHSLVREAAHGLLTDRGRKAGHRAAAEFLQATGEHDPNVLAEHYALGGELDRATVFYARAAAEALDHANLREVSRLAEQGIACGAKGELRGSLRGVQARALMMDCDYLKGYALVSEALPLLHRGSVDWCNAVGTMVVAMLSSLNRYDEALEWGEVLRTTDPEPDAIGAYVESLRSLSGMLTLLSRREEVKTYLARMDTIVETSHRLPVRGSWEFSHAHAGWYLSRDPWSASMAAARAEALFEMVNHRRHLTRARIYRGISLAHLGNIDAGEEKLRTARAEALRDGDKFTDGIATLQLAMALADKEDGGALHDQEEAEQLLRSYLEHPGDDNLEAFGNAILGQIFLDRGALDLAECHLGQALDGLIDFVALRPYADATRVKILLRRGRVVEAREHANAALIRLDRLGGGGFAEVRLKLAAFEAYAAAGDPSAERILEGIIDQIGIRADAIGDSDARMRYLTTNPINRRALEMAHAINHRRASSGSSSRDGVLAWLENR; encoded by the coding sequence ATGGACAGGACGGAACTCACGCCCGGGACGGTCTTTGCGGACCGCTTCATCGTCGAGCGTGTGGCCGGCAAAGGAGGTATGGGTGTCGTCTACCGGGCGCGCGATCGGAAACGCAATGGCGCAACCGTGGCGCTCAAGGTGCTTCTCCCTTTTGCGCATCGCCGCCATTTTCACGAGCGATTTAGTCGCGAGGCGTACATGCTCTCGGAGCTTCGGCATCCGGGGATCGTTTCGTATGTCGATCATGGCATTGCCGCGGGCGGGCGCGCATTTCTCGCGATGGAGTGGCTCGATGGGGAAGATCTCGACGAGCGCCTCGACCGCTGCGGTCTGACGCTGCTCGAGACGGTGAATATGTTTCGCGGTGTCGCCGACGCGCTTTCGGCCGCGCACCGGCGAGGGTTCGTGCATCGCGACCTGAAACCGGAGAACATTTTTCTCCGTTACGGGCACCCTGCACTCCCCACGCTGCTCGATTTCGGGGTGGCGCGGCTCATGGCGTCCGAGCTGACAGGCACGGGGCTCGCCGTGGGAACTCCATTTTATATGGCCCCGGAGCAGGCGCGCGGCGACCGAAACATTGGGCCAAGTGCCGATGTGTTTGCGCTGGGCTGCTTGATGTACGCATGCCTGACCGGCCTGACGCCTCTTGCCGCCGGTCAGACCACGGTGGTACTCCCCGACATGCTTCTCGACGATTTCGTGAATTTGCGTGCGGTCCGACCGGACATACCCGAAAAACTGGACCTGCTGATCCAGCGCATGCTCGCCAAGGAGCCTGCGCAGCGGCCCAAGGATGCCGGCGCACTGCTGCAGGAACTGAATGCGCTCGGGCCCCTTCCAGGGGAGCACGCGCAGGGGGCGAACGTACGGGAGGCGTGCGCCACCTCGCTTCTTTCCGAGGAAACCGAGGCGATGCAACTCGTCAGCGTCATCTTGGTGGTCGAAGACCGCGCGGTGGCGAGCGGGCATCCGTGCGAGGAGCCAAGCCCCAGTGAAAAGCTGCGGGCCCTCGGCGATACGCTTCGAGACCGCTTCGACGCGCGCCTGGAGATCCTGCCCGGCGGTTCGCTGCGCGTGACCTCGGCACAAACGGAGCGTACGACGGTGACCGATCAGTCCGTGCAGGCCGCCCGTTGCGCGCTCTTCTTGCGGGGGCGTTTTGCCTCACGGCGCATCGTGATCACGACGGGGCCCGCCGTCGTCGCGGGGCAGCATATGCCCACCGGAGAAGCGGATTCCAACGATTGGCCCGGCATTTACCTCGATGCCATGACCGCGCATTTGCTCGACGCCCGATTTCAAATGAGGCCGGAGCCCTCTGGATTCTTCATGTTGGACTCCGAGCTGGCCATTGACGACGCGCGGCTACTTCTCGGAAAGCCTACCCGTTGCATGGGGCGTGAGCGCGAGCTGGCGCAGCTGCAGCGCCTTCTCGACGAGTGCTGCGCCAACTCGGTCGCGCGTCTCGGCCTGGTGATCGGGCAACCGGGCGTGGGGAAATCGCGTTTGCGCCACGAGTTCGTGCGCTCCGTGCGGCGGGGGCCATCCGCGGACGTCTGGATTGGACGGAGCGATCCCACGCGCGCGAGTACGCCCTATGGTCTCATTGCCGACGCGCTGCGGCGCCTCGTCGACGTGCACGATGACGAGGAGTTGGCCGTGCAGCAAGGCAAGCTGGCCGAGCGTGTGCGGCAGCACGTGCCGCCGGGCGAAGCTCGATTCGTGAGCGAATTTCTGGGCGAGCTTTGCGGGATTCCATTCCCTTCGACCATGAGCCCGAAGCTATTGGATGCGCGATTGGATCGGCGCACCATGGTCACGCACGTCACGGCGGCCTTTTTGGCATTTCTACGCGCGGAATGTGCTGCCCATCCGGTGCTGCTCGTTCTCGAAGATCTGCATTGGGGTGATGAACTCACCGTGCGGGTGATCGACGCATTGCTCCGCGACTGCCATGACCAGCCGCTGATGGTTCTCGCCCTCGCGAGGCCCGAGGTCGCAGATCTCTATCCAAAGCTTTGGAGCGAGTGCCGTGGGCGCCAGGAGTTGCAGCTCGATGGGCTGGATGCGCAGGCGAGCGCGCAGCTCGTCCTCCAAGCCCTCGGTGCGAGCGCCGCGCCGGCGGTGGTCACGCGAATCGTCGAGCAGGCCGCGGGCAATGTGCTCTTTTTGGAAGAGTTGATCCGCTTCGTCGCGGAGAATCGAACCGACGACTTGCCCGACACGGTCGTGGCGATATTGCAAGCACGGTTGCAGCACCTGGAGCCCGAGCTGCAGCGGGTGCTCCGTGCTGCCAGCGTTTACGGTGGCACGTTCTGGCGTGGCGGCGTTCTCGCCCTGATGCGGCAACATATGCCCTCGGGCCGCATCGACAAACATCTGGAAGAACTGACGCGTCGCGAGCTCATCACGAAGAACGGTTCGAGCCGGCTTCTCGGCGATAGCGAATACACATTTCGTCATTCGCTGGTGCGTGAGGCGGCGCACGGCTTGCTCACCGACCGCGGCCGGAAGGCCGGCCATCGCGCGGCGGCCGAGTTTCTTCAAGCGACCGGCGAGCACGATCCGAACGTTCTGGCGGAGCATTACGCACTTGGCGGGGAGCTGGACCGAGCGACGGTGTTTTACGCGCGTGCGGCCGCGGAGGCGCTCGACCATGCGAACCTTCGGGAGGTCTCGCGGCTCGCCGAACAGGGCATTGCGTGTGGCGCAAAGGGCGAGCTCCGTGGAAGCTTGCGCGGTGTGCAAGCGCGCGCGCTCATGATGGATTGCGACTATTTGAAGGGGTATGCGCTCGTATCCGAGGCGCTTCCCTTGCTCCACCGCGGCAGCGTCGATTGGTGCAATGCGGTGGGAACGATGGTGGTGGCGATGTTGTCGTCGCTCAATCGCTACGACGAGGCGCTCGAATGGGGCGAAGTTCTGCGTACGACCGATCCCGAACCCGATGCGATCGGGGCGTATGTGGAATCGCTGCGCAGTCTGTCCGGTATGTTGACCTTGCTGTCGCGTCGCGAGGAGGTGAAAACCTACTTGGCCCGGATGGACACCATCGTCGAAACGAGCCACCGGCTCCCGGTCCGGGGGTCGTGGGAGTTCTCGCACGCGCATGCGGGGTGGTACCTCTCGCGCGATCCCTGGTCGGCATCGATGGCCGCCGCTCGGGCCGAGGCTTTGTTCGAAATGGTCAATCACCGGCGCCATCTCACGAGGGCGCGGATCTACCGAGGCATATCGCTGGCGCATTTGGGGAATATCGATGCCGGTGAAGAGAAGCTGAGAACCGCTCGGGCCGAGGCCTTGCGGGATGGCGACAAGTTCACCGACGGAATTGCCACACTGCAATTGGCCATGGCCCTGGCCGACAAGGAAGATGGCGGCGCGCTGCACGATCAGGAAGAAGCGGAGCAGCTGCTTCGAAGCTATTTGGAGCACCCGGGCGACGACAACTTGGAGGCGTTCGGGAACGCCATCCTCGGGCAAATTTTTCTCGACCGAGGTGCGCTCGATCTGGCGGAGTGCCACCTCGGGCAGGCGCTCGATGGGCTCATCGACTTCGTCGCGCTCCGGCCATACGCCGATGCCACCCGGGTGAAGATCTTGCTGCGCCGCGGCCGGGTCGTCGAAGCGCGCGAGCACGCGAACGCGGCGCTGATCCGGCTCGATCGACTCGGGGGCGGCGGCTTCGCCGAGGTGCGATTGAAGCTGGCCGCCTTCGAGGCTTATGCCGCCGCCGGAGATCCCTCGGCGGAGCGAATCCTCGAGGGCATCATCGACCAGATCGGGATCCGCGCCGACGCCATCGGCGATTCGGACGCGCGAATGCGCTACCTCACGACGAACCCCATCAACCGCCGCGCACTCGAGATGGCCCACGCCATCAACCACCGTCGCGCGAGCTCGGGCTCCAGCTCGCGCGACGGCGTCTTGGCGTGGCTCGAGAATCGGTAG